A DNA window from Candidatus Sulfidibacterium hydrothermale contains the following coding sequences:
- a CDS encoding UPF0182 family membrane protein produces MKNVKRGIISAIILLFLLYLSGLFVTYYSDWLWFKNLSYSSVFDTMILAKILSFILFFVVFLIFAAIQVRLAYKRGGATRHIPLLRNEDPRELILPLYQGKRVFWFWAAVIAFFGMVMASSASAQWNDFLQYIHATNFGIKEPVLGKDAGFYIFRLPVFSFLTGWYLFMVALTAALVFLSYYLDNAFGMEGNTLRISGHMKSHFILLSGFFALGIAALFQIKLYNLLYSSNGVAYGPSYMDVHAQIPAYHLIVILTLVISLLLFLYPLYRKKKFLLSGIAVWVLVWIGFVWIYPSLIEQYVVKPNELKKETPYILNNIKLTREAFGLNKIKVKPFPVKQDITYQDILENSHTINNIRLWDRRPLIQTYKQLQEIRLYYDFSSVQVDRYHFKKYTQVALGARELPLSEIPARARTWVNDHLIYTHGYGVVMSPVNKITPNGMPDLIVKDIPPVTTVPLQLKQMGIYYGEETNQYVIVNTKAKEFDYPKGNQNVYTSYKGKGGVRISSLFRRLVYAWKFSDIKILLTGYITNQSRIMFYRNIALRDKILAPFLSFDSQPYPVVGKDGKLYWIHDAYTTTNMFPYSEPVYQNPIERGINYIRNSVKVVIDAYNGNVTYYVIDPKDPIIRTFEKIYPKLFKPYSAMPDFLKAHIRYPTDLFTLQVKMYNVYHMTDPKVFYNQEDFWQIPNEVYSDIQQKMFPYYIIMRLPGTKKEEFILMIPLTPSNKDNMVAWMCARCDAPNYGKLIVYSLPKDKLIYGPMQIEARINQKPDISSELTLWGQQGSQVIKGNQLVIPVKNSFLYVEPVYLQSEQGQIPELKRVIVAYKEQIEMRRTLDQALKAVFQVQAAQDSTAQQMTPAAMISTGNYSGLSVQAQQALQHYNKALEYLKEDNWSGYGKELQKMKDILSQMAGTKNEKSK; encoded by the coding sequence ATGAAAAATGTAAAACGCGGAATTATCTCGGCTATTATTTTACTCTTCCTGCTTTATTTAAGCGGATTGTTTGTTACTTATTACAGCGACTGGCTTTGGTTCAAAAACCTGAGTTACAGCTCCGTATTCGACACCATGATTCTGGCAAAAATATTGTCATTTATTCTCTTTTTCGTGGTGTTTTTAATTTTTGCCGCCATTCAGGTCAGGCTGGCGTACAAACGGGGAGGGGCCACCCGACATATTCCGCTGTTACGCAATGAAGACCCGCGCGAGCTTATTCTCCCGCTTTATCAGGGAAAACGTGTTTTTTGGTTCTGGGCTGCCGTTATTGCCTTTTTTGGTATGGTCATGGCTTCTTCAGCCTCTGCCCAATGGAATGATTTTTTACAATACATTCACGCCACAAATTTCGGGATCAAAGAACCGGTTTTGGGAAAAGATGCCGGATTTTACATCTTCCGTTTGCCGGTATTCTCATTTCTGACCGGATGGTACCTTTTTATGGTAGCGCTTACTGCCGCTTTGGTATTCCTCTCCTATTACCTTGACAATGCTTTTGGCATGGAAGGCAATACGCTGCGTATTTCCGGACACATGAAAAGCCATTTCATTCTGCTTTCAGGATTCTTCGCGTTGGGCATTGCTGCACTTTTTCAGATCAAACTCTACAATTTACTTTATTCTTCCAACGGCGTAGCTTACGGTCCAAGTTATATGGACGTCCATGCACAAATTCCGGCTTATCATCTTATTGTCATTCTAACCCTTGTTATTTCCCTGCTTTTGTTCTTATATCCGCTTTACCGGAAAAAGAAATTTCTCTTGTCGGGTATCGCCGTCTGGGTTTTGGTATGGATTGGATTTGTCTGGATTTACCCGTCGCTTATTGAACAGTATGTGGTAAAACCCAATGAGCTGAAAAAAGAAACTCCGTACATTTTAAACAACATCAAACTCACCCGCGAAGCTTTCGGCTTAAATAAAATCAAAGTAAAACCCTTTCCTGTAAAACAGGATATCACCTATCAGGATATTCTTGAAAACAGTCATACCATCAACAACATCCGGCTTTGGGACCGGAGGCCGTTAATTCAAACCTACAAACAGTTGCAGGAAATCCGGTTGTACTACGATTTCAGCAGCGTTCAGGTTGACCGTTATCATTTTAAAAAATACACCCAAGTGGCTTTAGGAGCCAGGGAATTGCCGTTGTCAGAAATTCCGGCACGGGCACGTACCTGGGTGAATGATCATTTGATTTATACTCATGGCTATGGAGTGGTAATGAGCCCGGTAAACAAAATCACCCCCAACGGAATGCCCGACCTTATTGTAAAAGATATTCCACCGGTTACCACCGTTCCGCTCCAGCTGAAACAAATGGGCATTTATTACGGAGAAGAAACCAATCAGTATGTTATTGTCAACACCAAAGCCAAAGAATTTGATTATCCGAAAGGCAACCAGAATGTTTACACCAGTTACAAAGGAAAAGGCGGCGTGCGTATTTCATCGCTGTTCAGACGGCTGGTTTATGCCTGGAAATTTTCTGACATCAAAATCCTGCTGACCGGATACATCACCAACCAAAGCCGGATTATGTTTTACCGGAACATTGCTTTACGCGATAAAATTCTGGCTCCGTTCCTTTCTTTCGACAGTCAGCCTTATCCGGTTGTAGGAAAAGACGGAAAACTTTACTGGATACACGATGCCTATACCACTACCAACATGTTTCCTTACTCCGAACCGGTATATCAGAACCCTATCGAACGTGGAATCAACTACATACGCAATTCGGTAAAAGTAGTTATCGATGCTTATAACGGCAATGTAACCTATTATGTCATCGATCCGAAAGATCCCATTATCCGAACTTTTGAAAAAATCTATCCCAAACTGTTTAAGCCATACAGTGCCATGCCCGATTTCCTGAAAGCACATATCCGGTATCCTACCGATTTGTTTACCCTGCAGGTTAAAATGTATAATGTTTACCACATGACCGACCCCAAGGTATTTTATAATCAGGAAGATTTCTGGCAAATTCCGAATGAAGTGTACAGCGATATCCAGCAAAAAATGTTTCCGTATTACATCATCATGCGGCTTCCCGGAACAAAAAAAGAAGAGTTTATTCTGATGATTCCGTTAACGCCGTCGAACAAAGACAACATGGTAGCCTGGATGTGTGCCCGTTGCGACGCTCCGAATTACGGTAAGCTCATTGTGTACTCTCTGCCAAAAGACAAACTGATTTACGGCCCCATGCAAATCGAAGCCCGGATTAACCAAAAACCGGATATCTCGTCTGAGCTTACGTTGTGGGGACAACAAGGTTCTCAGGTCATAAAAGGCAATCAGCTGGTGATTCCGGTGAAAAATTCATTCCTTTATGTTGAGCCGGTTTATCTGCAATCGGAGCAAGGACAAATTCCTGAACTAAAACGGGTTATTGTGGCTTACAAAGAACAAATTGAAATGCGGCGTACGCTGGATCAGGCTTTAAAAGCGGTATTTCAGGTACAAGCCGCACAAGACAGTACAGCCCAACAGATGACACCAGCCGCAATGATATCAACAGGAAACTACTCCGGGCTTTCCGTACAGGCACAACAAGCCTTGCAACATTACAATAAAGCCCTTGAATATCTGAAAGAGGATAACTGGTCAGGTTACGGAAAAGAATTGCAAAAAATGAAAGATATTCTTTCCCAAATGGCCGGTACCAAAAATGAAAAGAGTAAATAA
- a CDS encoding MgtC/SapB family protein, translating into MIENIPKDFINFALVLVFSLLIGMEQRRRHFDEKPGALFGTDRTHVFIGILGFMLFVMAPQHLFLFAAGGIAITIFLSIFYWKKIENRNQYGITSMIIVLITYSLAPLVYLKPIWMAVSLVTVVLVFTEIKQFLWKLSSRFDENEFITLAKFLLISGVILPLLPHHEISAQIPVSPFKIWMAVVVISGISYISYLIQKFIFPDKGIMITGILGGIYSSTATTVVLARRSKTSDANMKQIAAAIIVATAMMFLRILALAYIFNTALATELTVPFVSLAAFSILVSFLILKVGKKQKEMDFKQAVAKNPLEFKTALLFALLFVVFTLLTKFVMLHYGNKGLDILSFIVGVTDVDPFLLSLFTGKYHLTLAILSHATLIAVTSNNLIKLIYGLSFGSVHLRKLLIIGFSAILAAGVLFIIF; encoded by the coding sequence ATGATCGAAAACATCCCGAAAGACTTTATCAATTTTGCGCTCGTTCTGGTTTTTTCACTCCTGATCGGAATGGAACAACGCCGGCGTCATTTTGACGAGAAACCCGGTGCATTGTTCGGAACCGACCGTACGCATGTTTTTATCGGAATTTTAGGTTTTATGCTGTTTGTTATGGCACCGCAGCATCTTTTTTTATTTGCTGCCGGCGGAATTGCCATTACCATTTTCCTTTCCATTTTTTATTGGAAAAAAATCGAAAACCGGAATCAGTACGGCATTACTTCCATGATTATTGTCTTGATCACTTACAGCCTGGCACCACTGGTTTATCTAAAACCGATTTGGATGGCCGTTTCGCTGGTAACTGTGGTGTTGGTTTTTACCGAAATCAAACAATTCTTGTGGAAACTTAGTAGCCGGTTTGATGAAAATGAATTTATTACCCTGGCCAAATTTTTATTGATCTCGGGAGTAATTTTACCCCTGTTGCCGCATCACGAAATCAGTGCACAAATTCCGGTTTCTCCTTTTAAAATATGGATGGCTGTTGTGGTTATCTCGGGTATCTCTTACATCAGTTATCTCATTCAAAAGTTCATTTTCCCCGACAAAGGAATCATGATTACAGGTATCCTGGGCGGAATTTACAGCAGCACAGCTACCACGGTGGTGCTGGCTCGTCGTTCGAAAACCAGCGATGCCAATATGAAACAAATTGCTGCAGCTATTATTGTAGCTACGGCCATGATGTTTCTTCGGATTTTGGCCTTGGCTTATATTTTCAATACCGCGCTGGCCACAGAATTAACCGTTCCTTTTGTTTCGCTGGCCGCTTTCTCCATACTGGTTTCTTTTCTGATCCTGAAAGTCGGGAAAAAACAAAAGGAAATGGATTTTAAACAGGCTGTAGCCAAAAACCCGCTGGAATTTAAAACGGCCCTGCTCTTTGCTTTGCTTTTTGTGGTTTTTACCCTGCTTACCAAATTTGTCATGTTGCACTATGGCAATAAAGGACTGGATATCTTATCGTTCATTGTGGGCGTTACCGATGTGGATCCGTTCTTATTGAGTCTGTTTACCGGAAAATATCATCTGACTTTAGCCATCTTGTCGCATGCTACCCTGATTGCCGTTACCAGCAACAACCTGATCAAGCTTATTTACGGGCTTTCCTTTGGAAGTGTTCATTTAAGAAAATTGTTGATCATTGGCTTTTCTGCTATTCTTGCTGCCGGTGTGCTGTTCATCATTTTTTGA